In Nematostella vectensis chromosome 3, jaNemVect1.1, whole genome shotgun sequence, the genomic window CTATCCCGAGGCCACTAGTGACAGACCCGGCAGTCCTCCCCGCGGTATGGATGACGGGAAGTACTGTGGTGATAATACTTCCGCTTGTGGTCATCTTCTACTGTTATTATCATATCGTGCGGATTGCGCGACAGCAGGCAAAGCGCATCGGGCAAGCTCACCGCGAGACGAACCGGGTAGCGGTGACAAGACGAGGCAACACCAAGGCCGCATGGACAGTCGCGATCATTATAGGTAAGATGGCGTGACACGGGAGAGTCACCAGAGGTAAGATGGTGTGACATCGGAGAGTCGCAATCATCATAGGTACGATTGCGTGACACGGAACAGTTCCATAATAAAGATGGCCAGCATAATCATAGGTAGGACAGCGAGACACGAGAAGTTCCATAATAAAGATGGCCAGCATAATCATAGGTAGGACAGCGTGACACGGAAAGTTCCATAATAAAGATGGCCAGCATAAGCATAGGTAAGATAGCGTGACACGGGAAAGTTCCATAATAAAGATGGCCAGCATAATCATAGGTAAGATAGCGTGACACGGGAAGTTCCATAATAAAGATGGCCAGCATAATCATAGGTAGGACAGCGTGACACGGGAAGTTCCATAATAAAGATGGCCAGCATAATCATAGGTAAGATAGCGTGACACGGGAAATTCCATAATAAAGATGGCCAGCATAATAATAGGTAAGATAGCGTGACACGGGAAAGTTCCATAATAAAGATAGCCAGCATAATCATAGGTAAGATGGCGTAACATGGGAGAGTCATAAAAGGTAAGATGGCATAACATGGGAGTCACAATCATCATAGGTAGGATTGCGTGACATTATCCGGTCACCATAATTGTGACACAGGACAGTTGCCATAATCATAGGTAAGATGGCGTGACACTATTATGCATTCATTATCATTGACCATAACTTGTGAGTAGAATGACATTAGAATGCCTAAATCTTGCAGCTGGGATCATCATCTCCTGGTTAAATCATCCAGACATAACTAAAGTTCATTCAATGTTATCACTATATTTGTCACAGGGGTGTTCCTCCTGACCTGGTCGCCAAGCCTTGTCCTCTCTACCCGACTCTCAGCAGTTAAGGACCCTTGCCAGAGAGATAGATTAACAAAGGTCTGGTTCTGGACAGTTCTGCTTGCCTTCAGCAGCTCTGCAATCAACCCTTTGATCTACACAGCAAGAAGCTATGAGTATAGAAGAGCATTTAGGGGAATACTTGGCTtaacagaaaccacaccgcttGGAGAAAATGACATGAGTATGTCCTGGGCAACCAGAAAAGCCAACTCCCAGTCCTTCACGGAAATCATCCCTTAGCTAGTTAGGAAATATGCACACCAGAGCAACACTATAATTAAATCAAATGTTCTGAGTTTAAAAATGCCTGTCATGTGAACCAGAGTATAACATACCTTTGTTAGATACATGTAGGAATAAATCATTGAAAGATCACTGACATTATTTTTACTATTAAAAGCACAACTTCTATGATTGGTCAAGAAGTGGTTTTTCCTCATCAACCTGCACTGTCTTTCAGCTTTGGCGCTTTTATcagaaagacaacaaacattttaaaagaaacGTATCTAAGTATTTTCAATGCAGTTCTGATAGTATAAAATAGCACCCTTTCGTTTGGTCTAATTGGTAAACTCAAAGTCAAATCATGTTTTCACTTATCTGAAGTCCTCCAGCTGTAAAAGTCCTGTCAAAGTTCTCTACAGTATAGGAGCATGATATTCCATGAATTGAATCACTCAACTTGCACATGGACTGATGATGAAGTCCCGTTCTTACTGGCCGGACACAAGAAAAAGCCCAAGCTACCAACGACTGATGTTGGGGTCTGACTTTTGGTTGGGGGCATTTACAGTTACGAAACCCACTAGAAGACTGATGCTACTTCGCATCAACAAGGATCGATTGAGATTTTGAGGGCCCCAAGCGTATATAGGCACTAGCACATCACAAACCTTAATACATGAAGATAACAGAGGTATCTAAATACCTCTGCGTTGTGATAGTTTCCACagactttttaaaatatcttaaaGATTCTTTTTAAAGATGTATCATCAAGCACTGTATGCTTAGAGCAACTTGGTTGTTTAAGTGTGGGCCAGGTGTTTTGTAACAAATTTTGTTAGTATTTTAGTATTGATAGGGAGGAATTGTGGAAAAGAAAATTTGTGATAATACAACCATTTCTTTTCAACCAGCTAACAGAGGCTTTCTCTTTTTACCCTGCAAACAGATCCTGCTAAAAGAGGCTTTCCCCTCATATTTCTCGGACCTAAAAATCTTAGTTTTGGCTACTCCCGTTTTCagcacaaattcaaacaaacaacgcAAAAACCCTGAGACGCAAATCAGCAATTAAAGTTCTAAAACAAAGAGAAGAAAATACCCTGCCATCATTttactgttttgtttgcaaactaaCAACAAATGAATCGAACCGAAGAAGATTGTTTGACATCGCTAAAAAATGTAATACGTATGTGCACACTCACGACCCACATTGAAATCTTTTCTGACCAGAATAAGTAATGtttaatatacacctattttaataaagtttgactataagaaaattgaaaatggaacaaagtttggccaataataatatataataatcaAAAATGCGTTCCATCATTACAAGGACCTCGCTACAAACTTAATTTAGCCTCACTGAATGTTATTAACAGATACAAGACTTGTTTTCCCTAACCAGTGGTGTTTGGCATtcatcattttccattttcttatagtcaaactttattaaaataggtgtatgtttGATATATCTTATCGATAATTTGAGCATCACAATGTAACAGGTCCTTTTGTTGTAcatcggaaaaaaattaatgattttatttgttaggagggggagggagggttgTAGCCCATCACACGACAAGAAAATTCAACAGAATCAATACTCTGTGATGTAGCAGTAAGTGGTCAAGTGGAAATgaaatatcaataaaaaacTTACTCTTCTTTATACTCCTTCTCTGCTGCTGCTTGATCTGGGTCAACTTCCCCTGGGGGGAGGGCTAAGAACTCATCTCCTGTCATGATCTGTagaaggaaatttacattagaagtgtaaagaaaaaaaaacaagtttagCCTTATAATGCCTAAAAAATTCACGTATGAAAGTCAAATACTGATTGGCTAGTTAGGTCAGAACAACTGTGTGTAGGGAGCTTGTTTCTTAATTATCTTTTCTATGGGGGATCTCTAAAAAGGTAATATATACTGTAAATAGACAGGGGTTCtatcttattttatttcataaaaAGGTTTGACACAGGTTCAAACTACAAATACCCTAcctaagttaaaaaaaacagttggtGGGAGACAATTCATGCACATGCGATATTCTAGCTACATAAAAAAACGCCTGAAACTGGCAAGAAAATGCAATAAAGCAgcaaatactgtaaaacaaaaaaatgcatttgcaTTAATAACCAGACTTTATCACAATATTCAATTGCGCATGCATTATAGTCTATAATCTTTGAGAAAAACAGGCATCACAAGTTTTTTAGGCAGAGAATATTCATCTTGTTGCCTGCTGCAAAACTATGTATAGAttttccaatattttaaaaaattaagttattattcaaataattgtggaaaaattaaataaatatagaTACCCCTGAATATCAAAATTTTCAAGATTTATAAACATAATGACATATcagaaaaattatattatcTTAGCTGTTGAAGTATCTGCAATGATAAATGTAGCTTTATAACATTATTTGTGAAAGTGCATACAAAGTTATGCATATTTTTAGTGTTTCAAAGTTTCCCTAGCAACTGCCTTAAGAGATATGTCCCTTCACCCAGAAAAATGAGTATCTTTGCTACCAATATTTAAGTCCAATTTTCCAATTCGAAATTTCTAAGCAAATATACCTTATCACCGTTCCTGTCAAAATTCACGAGCATATCTTCAGCCATCTTTTTAATGGTCTCAGGGTTGTACTCGGGATGCTGAAAGTACAGGAATTCTGTCACGTCTATTTTACCATCTTGATTGACATCAGCCTTCTTCCAGTGACCATACTCATCTGGCAGTCCACCATCCTCGCCTGAagaaaaaacatatttcttctAGCTTCAGAACTGTATCTACCTATTATTGGCTATCAAACAAAGCAAAATATAGATATTTACTCATTTATAAGATCCTACCATGTATAAGATACAGCTAGATTTTCAAGATTAAACATTTTTACATAAATTTCTGTGAAGTATACTAATGCTACAAGAAATTGTcattacagtagtttttttattatttgcttGAATTGCAAATTTAAATATTGACATTCTCACTAAGTTGTCACAGCAGATTATTAAATTTTTTGTTCAGGCAAATACAATTATTTTCCTTTAGTAAAAACGACGCAGATGCATATATCAAAGACACTCTGATTTTGAAGGTCATTTTGGAGTAAGGAAAGTTAGTTGTATACATACAGTAGTTAAAATGGCTTGCAAAGGCTTAAGTTGTTTTTATAGATACTGGTGTTTCTAGATTGTAAGACTAGTAAATTTATGCTTCTGTAGTAACACATTAAAATAGCCCATCTATCTCCTTGAACattaaaaatcaataaaataaacttaAATATACTGAAAAGGCTGATGTTATTTAGCTATGTTCAGTAGACCTAGCACGGTTTGGTGCTCCTTACAGAAAATGATCTAAATCATAAcataaacaaaacacaaacagAATATAAGACGAACCTTGCTCGTGGAGCACTTTAGGACTAACCGTCGCATTCCCATCTCCCACAAGTAGCTTTGTCCTGTATTCCAGCCACGTAATCGATCCGTCTTTGTTCAAATCCGCCGACTTGAATAAACCTTCATTTCTTAACCGAGCTTCTTCGACATGCTCAAGAATTCTTTCGTGAATCCAGTAACTTAGCTCGTCTTTGCTGACTAAATGATCCTTGTCGTAATCAACTTGATGAAAGATCTCTATCAACTTTTTGTAGCCCATTTTATTCTCGAATGTAAGCGTGCCGTCTTTGATGAGTTTGCCGAGGAAGGCTTCGTGATGGAAGTCCTTGTTTATGTCTCCATCTCGTTCGAGTTTCGAGCCCTCGACATGATCGGCCGGTAAAAGTTCGCTGCTTTTAATCATACTTTTAATATCCATACCAGGCGTTAATACCCTTCCATTGGTGATAGGTTTAGCTAGCGTCTTGCTGGATGTAATACATAATGCAAGCATAATAAGCCAGATTTTTGATGTTTTTAGCTGGGTCATTCTGGGCCCAGCTGaaaccgccattttgaaaaaccAAGACGACAAAGGCCTGTTTACGTAGTGAAGACCCTGTACCCAAGGAACACAAAAGACTATTCATCTGCTCAGATGAAGTTCTTCCAGCCCATATCATATCgtggaggaaaaaaaattctcatgCTCACAGAAACATAAGTCACATAAACGCCGCATGGACGACGCAGATTTTTCGAACCgggctactttttttaaacaaacgtAGTAAAGTAAGTTTTATTGAGAGACAATTTTCTAGAAAGGGACTCGTACATGGAGTTTCGTTAAACCATGTACATTTTATAAATGGTATCCATGTCTGAGGGAATTAGATGGGCGACCGGATTAATGTAACTGGCGGATGCATAACGAGCATTCTCAATGGGTGGGTCCTTAAGTAGAGCTGTCGACAAAGACGAGCGCTCAGAGTGTGTTGACAAATTAAAGACGTAATATAACATAATTAATATAAGCTACAGAGGAAGACAGGAAGATggaattataaataataatagtgCCTGCTATGTAGAAAAGGCGAGTGACAAAGATGTACACTttttaagaacgtctaattttcagttgaggctggtccgttcttatttttggagcattttaaggctgaaaatgttttttaacgatgttcttGAATTTTAgtgcttaaaaaaaatagtaccTAATAATGGATTATTAGGaggagaattacacaaatgatgaATAACAATATAcagaatataaaaatattcaaGGTTGTTATAAATGAACCCAATTTAACACTGCATTAAAACACATAAGACTAAAAAATCAATATGGACgttcttagaaaaaaaaggttcttataaaacaagAGTGATTTGCTTAATCGTTCGTCTCATCACGTTAAGCTTGCGCTCTTACATCTTTGCTTTTAACGTTGCGTTGTTATTGCTGTTTAGTGCCGTGTGCTATCTGACGCTTTCTCATTGGTTAAGCCTGGGTTTCCATGTCGTACCAGTCGTAAAGGTCGTAAttatcttactaagacccttcatctgtatgagtttggtttgattaggatcaattgctatcgaatAAAAGCTAATTGTCGCGAGTtgtattctgttaattatttCCTGGAAAATTTTGCGATCGTGGAGGAAAGATCTTACCAAGCACACTAACGATGTCTCTATAACACTTAGAATTTATAATCAAACGTTGAGTTAAATTGCACGTATTTTTCTCATCAGTGAATTGAAACTGGtcttatagccaaattcgttgttgcgcgacctcccaGAACCCAAAATTAGCGCGTtaaaaaccagacaaaccgcccccaaagcttttgtctgactacgcgctattcccaaacgagacaaggattttggattcgccgtggtcgcgcaacaacaaatttggctgTATCTTGTCAACGTAAGTTATTGTTACGAAAGGTTTTCAAGACGCTTGTGGTTTTCACGAGtgtttgtcacgagtggtttttacaagtggttgtcaccagtgtttttttcacgagtggttgtcaccagtggttttgtcacgagtggttgttaCAAATGGTTGTCgccagtggttttgtcacgagtggttttgtcacgagtggttttgtcacgagtggttttgtcacgagtggttttgtcacgagtggttttgtcacggtggttttgtcacgagtggttgtcacgaggggttgtcaccagtggtaaaaaaccgcctgcaagcaggcaaGTGCCTCGCCTGGGACatgaaaaattttaaaaagcgCCGCTTCTTCAAAAGTGATTGCCTGGGACAAATTTCAAAGCTCTTTTATTAATCACAGAAAAGCAGATTTTTCACAAATAAAGGTGCATTTTCTACTGCAATCATAATCATTCCATTGCTGGAAGTAAGGCAGATTATCCGGTACGCTGTAAAGTTGGCCACAGTTTTCGTTGCCATAGGCGTTATTCGGCTCATTCTTCATCCACTTCGTGTAGCCTGGCTTTGAGCCGTCAACCCAGTAGAACTTCTTATCGTTAGGGTTCCGCTTTAGCCCAATCCACATATGAGGCGCTGATGGAGCCTCCTTGCGCGAAAGGTTATacaataatttgttttcctctTCGCCTTTGATCTTCACCAGGTCTCCGCCGAgtttaccacaggtagccctaGCATCAGTCCAGTTCGCAATTGTCTTGACTACTTTGTAGCAAGAGCGCCGGAACATCACCCAACTGGCGGGGCATTCTGGTTTGACTGAAGATAGAAAAAATGGTACCAAATATTGGTTACATTATGCAATGGTGTGCTAGAAGGGTAGGGAATGTAGGGAGGGGGCGATTTTAGTAAATGACTTGGTATTCTAACCCGTACTCCCCCATGATACGGAAGTTATTATCTAGGCATAGGCTACACTGTTTCACGCTAAATGGCAGTGTCTTGTTTTACTCTTTGTCAACTCGTTAAAACCATTTGGAAATCACAAGGACACGTGCTCATTATGTcgtaaacaaataaaattggTCGAAATTGGGATTTTGCCCGCCGCTTTACCACAGTTTCTCTTGATCATCATCACGTTATCTCCAACGGACTTCATAATTACGACCAGCTTGTTGATCCCtggaaagaaaacaaatgtgCTAGTTGCTTTACGTCGTCAATTATTAAAATGCTCAATGATATGTGAGTcatatgtatttctttttcaggCACTATTTTCGGGCACTCATTGTTGTTAACAAAAGACAGAAAGGTTATAAAATCACTTCGCAGGCCATACCCATGATTTTTATTAAGAGCTTGAGGAGGTAGCAGTCGTTGGGGGTGCTGTGTATTTTGCTCGGTAGACCTTTAGCTCTTTTGaaggaagaggggggggggggggtggagacGCATTACCTTTTTCTTGTGCGGATATCTTCCCATCAAGGTCGTTCAGTTTAGTCGTTACGTTTCGCCCAAACAACCCAAGCATTCCAGCAAGCGTATCAATTTCTGGGAAAAGAAATAGAGCAAAAGGATTATTGTGCTTGAGTCTCGACATGGTtgttataaaagaaaactaaggTTATAGCTAAATTAATGTGTTTTACTCTGGATTGCGGGAAATCAGGTCCAGTATGCGAATTAATTTCTTTATGAGAATGCGTGTATCGTCGTATGGCTTTTTTCGGGCgcctagcctgcttgcaggcggtactcggtgttatcatcgcggaaggtgatcgggcgccatcttgtggTTCTGCGTGGTtgggggcgagcgcaaaaaccGACGCTGGGCTGTCTCGAGCGTTTCGTCTTCAAGGAACCGTGTGAATATAACAAATGCATATTCTTTATCTTTTTAACAGATGATCGCAGCGGGCTGcaaacttttttcttttactcTCAGAATTGGTTTACCTTTCTTTTGGGCGGATATCTTCCCTCCAAGGTCTCTCAGTTTCGTGTTTATTGCTGCTTGATCGCAGAACTGCAGCACAGAACACTTTCCAGGCTGGGCCAGTGTGTTCTGGCAAATAAAGACGAGAAGCACCAACAGCAGGCCAAGTTGTTTGATGGAGGAATGATCCATATTTCTCGAGATGCGTCTTCGCGAAAAGCAAAGTAGGATGGATAAATTTTCAACTGTCAAACAATTTTAAGACGCGTATCTTAGTCATAACATGAAAAAATTCACAGCGTTATTCAAACATTACAATACAAAATCAATATAATCGGTTAAAATGCTTCGAATAGTACAAGATAAAACACGAGAAACTCAACAGCgtcaaagcatacaaaataaTACCAAGAGCATATAATAGGAATAAACATAGACCCTTTTGTCTAATAATACAAATGGCCTATCGAAAAAACGCATTTCTTGTCATTATTTTACAGAATGAGGGTGGATAAATCATGTTTACTCATGCTCATTTCGccgtttgtttttaattaaagTGTTTTGGAGGGTGGGGGCTGGGCACTAGGGACAGGGCGACGCGGAGACCGGGAATATATGCGCGAAGACAAAAGAGAGGAAAAAGACGTCTGAAATCAAGGCCGGTCATATCAGAGAGATGAAAGGGTCTTTCTTGAGAACAGAGTTAAAAGCAAAATTCAAAGACACGAATTAAGGAAATAAAAGTCGTCCTATGAGTAGATTAAAAGCTTTAATAGTTTCGAGTTAGTCAACTCAAGACTAAATCCGTATTGCGAAACAGTTCATTTCCTTCACAAATACGTTATTTTTGCTTAGTTGATCACACCGTCTTGTTTGAAGTTTTTTAAACAACTTACAGGGGAACCGGCATAGTATATAATTTTAGCCAAGTTTGCACATCAGATATACACAATTTTTAACATGCCGTGGCTATGATAGTTATTATCTGAATCGTCGCTTGCTATTCTCTCACTCTGGACACTAATTGCTGTTGTCGCAGGGTAAATATTTCTCAGGTTTTTTCCTGTTCAAGGATAACTCACTCTCAACACGTCAGTAAAACATCCAAACAGAGTCGTGCATTTTCTGCATGCATAATTACGCAGTTTGCACACGAACCCATAAATGCTTGGCTCATTTGCATCGttttcatagaaaaaaaatagctcgCGTCCGAATAATGCTGTCATTTCAAAAAGAATAGACGTTACCGCATCTATAATCGAAGAAAACATCGCAAATTGCTGGTCGTGAAAACGATATGACTGAAATGTATCATTATCATATTAAATTCATTGCTTGTAGTCGTAAAAATGACGACCGCTACAACATCAGGGGGAGAAACAGACCCGAATTCAACCGAAATCCAGCGGAATCTTGGGTTGCCTTTTGAAAACACAGGTAAAATGATGGAGTCTTGGGTTTCCTTTGGTCCCGTCATGCATCAAACGCCAGTCACGCGTGAACTTATTACCAACATGCTGGCCATGTGTTGGGGCAGTTTGCACACCGGCCTAACTCCGGCCCAGCACTccgccagcattgctggaCGAGCAATGCTGGccggtgctggcgcagtttgcacagggcttaaATTAAACACAAACACACCACTCCCTCTTATGAAATAGATAAGACATCGGTCAATTATAGATAATGGTAGCCACTAGCAAGGGATGCTTTCGAATTCGCTATATATTCATTATTTCTCAAAACATGTAGTAAAATTGGAGTCCCACTATAATACTTACAAAACACGGACAGAGGGCCGTCACCTCCGGCTCAGAGTAAAGCGAGTAAAATTCTAGTAATAAACAATAGattttatgttgttttttttgtaattaagTACATTGCGTGGGTTTGCCTTTATAAAGGCTTTGATATTCTCTTCTTGTCCATGCCAAGTATCCG contains:
- the LOC5513610 gene encoding 45 kDa calcium-binding protein gives rise to the protein MAVSAGPRMTQLKTSKIWLIMLALCITSSKTLAKPITNGRVLTPGMDIKSMIKSSELLPADHVEGSKLERDGDINKDFHHEAFLGKLIKDGTLTFENKMGYKKLIEIFHQVDYDKDHLVSKDELSYWIHERILEHVEEARLRNEGLFKSADLNKDGSITWLEYRTKLLVGDGNATVSPKVLHEQGEDGGLPDEYGHWKKADVNQDGKIDVTEFLYFQHPEYNPETIKKMAEDMLVNFDRNGDKIMTGDEFLALPPGEVDPDQAAAEKEYKEDRKREFKLMDKNGDGVVKLDELALYLDPRNEQHAANEASYLISVADKNKDAKLSELEMLQNYQLFTGSSLANFAGVLHDEF
- the LOC116618961 gene encoding probable G-protein coupled receptor No9; amino-acid sequence: MNTTNRTQMGSFCSGETFCQGCGAPLAALYIITGILCMIGNGLVLAAIYHTPHLHRISNYFMASLAAADLSVGLLVSPLWAAKSLIAAYNNEHPLTIISAYMTMQTATTTTFNLCAVSIDRYVAITKPFEYNRIISLSRCRGIIAFIWVASFVLPIPRPLVTDPAVLPAVWMTGSTVVIILPLVVIFYCYYHIVRIARQQAKRIGQAHRETNRVAVTRRGNTKAAWTVAIIIGVFLLTWSPSLVLSTRLSAVKDPCQRDRLTKVWFWTVLLAFSSSAINPLIYTARSYEYRRAFRGILGLTETTPLGENDMSMSWATRKANSQSFTEIIP
- the LOC5513620 gene encoding perlucin-like protein; translated protein: MDHSSIKQLGLLLVLLVFICQNTLAQPGKCSVLQFCDQAAINTKLRDLGGKISAQKKEIDTLAGMLGLFGRNVTTKLNDLDGKISAQEKGINKLVVIMKSVGDNVMMIKRNCVKPECPASWVMFRRSCYKVVKTIANWTDARATCGKLGGDLVKIKGEEENKLLYNLSRKEAPSAPHMWIGLKRNPNDKKFYWVDGSKPGYTKWMKNEPNNAYGNENCGQLYSVPDNLPYFQQWNDYDCSRKCTFICEKSAFL